Genomic DNA from Candidatus Omnitrophota bacterium:
GCGGCGTCGATGACTTCCCATATATCCAGATTCATGCGGTCGCAGAGCATCTTCAACTCATTGACTAGGGCGATATTGACGGCGCGGTAGATGTTTTCCAGCAATTTCGTCAATTCCGCCGCCTGCGTCGACGAGACGGTAATCACGCGGTCGAACAGGCAGCGGTAAAGGGCCGTTCCCGCTTCCAGGCAGGCGGGAGTGCTGCCGCCGAAAACCTTGGGAATGGTGCGGGTGGTAAAATCTTTGCGGCCGGGGTCTTCGCGTTCGGGAGAATAGGCGAGAAAGTAATCCAAGCCGGTATGAAGTCCCGTCTTTTCCAGGCGGGGACGGATGCGTTCTTCCGTCGTTCCGGGATAGGTAGTGCTTTCCAGAACGATCAATTGGCCGGGGCGCAGATTCTCGGCGATGGCCTCGGCGGTGGCGTCCACGGCGGAAAGATCGGGTTCGCGGTATTCGTTCAAGGGAGTGGGAACGCAGATGATGATGGCGTCCGCCTCCGGCAGCCGGGAATAATCCGCCGTTGCTTCGAAACGGCCGCCCTTCTCCAAATCCTGGATCAGCGAAGAGGGAATGTGATGGATATAGGAGCGGCCTTGCTTCAAATGCTCCACCTTGCGGGCGTCGATATCGAAGCCGATGGTCTTGAAGCCGGAGCGGACGGTTTCGATTACGATCGGCAGACCTACATAACCCAATCCAATCACTCCAACTACGGCTTCCCGCTTTTCGATTTTGCCGATCAACCGTTGTTTCATCGATGAGATCTTTCCATTATCATCAAAAAATATTCAAAAAAAGGAATCATGAATTATTGGTTCTCCCGTCTTACGGCGCAAGCCTAAGAACTGTTTTAATTTCGGGTTTTTCGATTCAACCTATTTCGCGAAGAAGAAAGAAGCGTACAATATTCCTCTATAGATTATTAACTCCTGTTGCGTGCGATTAGAAGTCGAAGAGGTTTATTATGATCGCCGTTTCGAATCACGAAGGCGCGAAATAAAAAAGAAAAACACGAAAAAAAAGAAAAAAGTTGGCGGAAGGAATCGCGTTGTAAAAAGGCTTTTTTCCATGAAATCCAAAAGAATCCTTGATATCCGTGATTCATTACGATAGACAAAATAAATTCATCATCTTGTTTATCGCGCGCAACATGATTTATTAAATACGCAACAACACGTTTTGGAAATCTGGACGATGAATAAGAAAACCTCGGACGACGGACGAAAGATTCTCGCTTCCAACCGCAAAGCCCGCCATCTTTATCATATCCTGGAAACAGCTCAGGCGGGAATCGTTCTGCAGGGGACGGAAGTCAAATCGCTGCGCGGCGGCCATGCGAACCTGAAAGACAGCTACGCCGTGATCGACGGCGGGGAAATTTTTCTGTTGGAGTGCCATATCGACGAATATACTCACGGCAACCGGGCCAACCACAATCCCACCCGCAAGCGCAAATTGCTAATGCATAAAAGAGAAATCCAGCGCCTGTTCGGTAAAATTCAAGGTAAAGGCTTTACGCTTGTGCCCTTGAGCCTTTATCTTGTTCGGGGAAAGGTGAAGGTGGATATCGCTTTGGCGCGGGGCAAGAAATTGTACGACAAGCGCGATGACATCAAGCAGCGCGACCTCGACCGCGACATGCAGCGGGAACAATCGGGCAAGCATTATTAATTCGCCGACATGAAGTATCCACGATTTTACGCCCCCGTTACGGCTTCCTATCTCGCTTACGCTTACCTTCAACTTGTTGGACGCACCAACCGAGTGGAATACGCCGGGCGCAATATTTATGAAGAATTGCGGCAGGGGAAGGGGCCTTATATCTTCGCCTTTTGGCACAATCGCCTTCTGCTTCCCCTTTATATTTTCCGAGGAACGAATGTCGCCACGATGGTCAGCCAAAGCCGGGATGGGGAATATATCGCCCAAGTCATGTTGCGCTGCGGCTTGAAGATTAGCCGAGGTTCCGCATCGCGTCACGGAGCGGAAGGACTGCTGGGTCTGCTTCGGCATCTCCGGCAGGGAACCAGCGCGGCAATAACGCCCGATGGCCCGCTCGGTCCCTGCGAAATAGCGCTACCTGGCATCATCCAGCTGGCGAAACTTTCCGGAATCCCCATCACGCCCGTCTCATTCGCCTGTACGCGATATAAACGCATGAAGAGTTGGGACCGCATGGTGGTTCCGTTTCCGTTCGGAAAAATCCGCTGTGTTTTGGGCGAGGAAATCGCCGTGGCGCGCCAAGCGTCGAAAGAGGAAATGAAACAAAAAAGGGCGGCGCTAGAAGAAGAGATGCGAAGGATTACGGCGATCGCAGAAGCGGTTGAAGACAAGACAATTTATTAGTGTAAATAAGCGGTTTTTGTTATTTATGAATGATATTGTCCTTAACGATAGGCTCCGCCTCTAGCTGTTATCGCATCAATCCAAACCATTTTATTTTCCCAATCGATTTGAAAAATAATCCTCCATTTTCCCATGCGATATCTTAACTTGCCTGAGTAGCGGCCGCGTAAAGAACGAATGTTACGATGATGAAATGCGCCTTGTTCGAATTGTTCAAAAACTCGGTCAATCCGCTCGCGCAATTTGACATCGAGATGAAGGTATATAGATTCCGCTTGCGGCGTAAGTTTAATGTCATAGATTATGTTTAATTTCACGCCACGACCGTCCTTCTCCTTGGCTTGATTGAGCGATTCCTTCTTCGATATCTTTGCTCATAGCGGGATCGTTCATTAATTCCATCGTCGCTTCCCATTCCTCGCGGGATTTTAAATATTCGGCGTAATCCGCAACTTGTTCCAATTTCTTCAACGGTAGATTTGTAAGAATCAATCCCAATTTTTGTTGGATTTGTTTAATCGACTTTTCCATCGTAATCCTCTATTTGATAATGGATATGCTATAAAAGTATATCTTAATTGAAACTGCGAGAGTTATCGAGAAAGATAAAGCCGCGAGCGTCCATTGGCTTTGATTTTTTGCAGCAGCGCGGAGAGTTCTTTTACTCTATCGGGATGTTGTTCCGCGACATTAATCTTCTCGCCGATATCGGTTTTTAAATTGTACAATTGCGGCGCTGCATCTATGCCCAATTCCGTGTTGGTATCGACATTGATTTTCGGGCCTTTCCCTGGCTCGATATATTTCCAATCTCCTTCAATGATGGAAAGAACGCGGGCGTGCTCTATCAAATACTCGCGGCCTGTCGGCGATTCTCCCAGCAGGGCGGGGAGGATATTGAAACTGTCAGGCGCGTCTTGATCGCCGAGTTCCTGGCGCGTGAAGGCGGCGAGGGACGCCATGAAATCGATCTGGCTGACAAGCGCGTTGGATTGTCCCGGCTTTATCTTTCGCGGCCAGCGTAAGATGAAGGGAACCCGCGTTCCGGCGTCGAAGGCGCTGTATTTGCCGCCGCGCAAAGGGCCGGAAGGCGTGTGTCCATTCAGTTTTTCCACTGCTTCGTCTTTGTAGCCGTCATCGATCACCGGCCCGTTATCGCTGGTGAATATCACGAGCGTATTGTCCGTGAGGTTCAAGCGCTCCAGCGTATTCATGATTTCGCCGACGCAGGCGTCGAGTTGCAGAATGGCGTCGCCGCGGGGACCGAGGCCGCTTTTGCCTTGAAAGCGGGGATGGGGAACGCGGGGGACGTGGATATCGTGCGTTGCGAAATAGAGGAAGAAGGGACGATCCTTGTTCGTTTCGATAAAGCTAATCGCTTTGACGGTAATGACGTCGGCGATATTCTCGTCCACCCAGCGCGCCGCATGGCCGCCGCTCATGTAGCCGATGCGGCTGATGCCATTGACGATCGTTTGATCGTGTCCTTGGCTGGGATGCATCTTGAGCAATTCGGGATGATTCTTGCCTGTAGGTTCGGCGCCGACGGGTTGGGCGAAGCTCACTTGAATGGGATCGTTGGGATCGAGGCCGGCGACGCGGCGGTTTTCGACGAAGACGCAGGGTACGCGGTCGCCGGTGGCGGGAATCAGAAAGTTATAATCGAAACCGATATCGAGAGGGCCGGGTATTATCTCGCCGTTCCAATCGAGTTTTGCGTCTCCCAATCCCAAATGCCATTTGCCAACGGCTCCGGTTCGATAACCGGCTTTTTTCAATAGGGAGGGAAGCGTAGTCCGTCCCGGTTGAATAATCAAGCGGGCGTCGCCGGGGAGAACGCCGGTTCCCTTTTTGCGCCAGGCGTATTCGCCGGTGAGTAGGGCGTAACGCGAAGGAGTGCAGGTGGCCGACGGCGAATGGGAATGGGTGAATCGTACGCCCTGCGACCCCAGTTTATCGATGTTCGGCGTTGAGATTTTCGTCGCGCCGTAGCAACTGACATCGCCGTAGCCGAGATCGTCGGCGTAGATGAGTACGATATTGGGAAGCTGGCTTTCGTCGGCGGCGCTCAGCGCGATGGGATAAGCGGCGGTTGAGGCGGCTATGCTAAGGGACTTAATAAAGGAACGGCGGGATATTGGCTTCGAAATCATTTTCATCTCCCCATCGTATAAATGATGGGTCAAAAAACGCGACCCATTCTACATTTTTTTGTGCGCGACATGAGCCACTTACCGAGGAATTCGGCGATGGCAGAAAGAATAAGGACCGAGGAGCCTTGGCTCGGCTGGAGCCTCGCCCTCCCAATTTGTTTGAAGGCGAATTAAGGGAGGGCGTATCTCCTGATGAGCCAGCCGGCTTTTTGTTTTCTTAGGAGCTATAGAATTTTCATGGCATAAGTTCGAAATAAATCTTTTCCAATCGATCTATGGCGCTATCCAACATGAAATGTTGTTCCACGCGGGCTTTAGCCCCTTCGCCGAGACGGCGGCGCAACGGCTCGTCGGAAAGGAGGCGGTTGATGGCATCCGCTAGCGCCGATGAATTTCGCGGCGGGACGACGAGGCCGGTCTCGCCGTCTTGGTTGACGAAACTTACACCCGTTGGAAGATTCGTAGAGATCGCCGGGCAGCCTTCCCGCATTGCGTCTAAAAGCGCGTAGCCGAAGGCTTCGCTGCGGGCAATGGAGGGAAGGACGAAAATATCCGCCGTACGATGCAAGGCGCCGAGTTTTTCGTCAGGGACATGGCCGAGAAAATGAATCTTGCCGGGACTGGCGATTTTTTTAGCGGCGCCTTCCAATTTATCTCGCAAAGGGCCATCGCCCGCGATCAATAAAACGGCGTTGACGTTCGCCATTGCGCGCAGTAAGTAAGGCAATCCTTTATAACCCACCAAACGCCCGACGAAGAGTACGATGGGCGAGCCGTACTGTTCGCGGATTTTATGTACGCTTCGCGGCGAACTCTTCATTCCATTTTCGCGCACCGCCAAAGGAATCGCGACGCATTTGTCCCGATGCTTCCTCAAAGCGCGGGAGGATTGCAGCAATGGCTCCGAGGTGGGGATGATACGGTCGCAGCGGGAGAGGAATAGTTGTTCGAAGGGATGGAAGAAGGGTTTGAAAAATCTCTGCCGCACAATGTCGCTATGCCAGGCGGCGACGATGGGGATTCGTTGGAAAACCTGGTTGGCCGCAAACCATCCCAATGGGAATGGAACGTGGATATGCAGCATATCCGGCTTCAATTCTTCCAAACGGAGAAAGAAGCGGGTAAGCAGCGGCTGCGACAAAAGGCTGCCCCAGCGGGGGACGCGAATAACGCGGACGCTATGGTTCCATTCCCGCGTTTCGAAAGGAGCGTTGGCGCCGCATAAAACCGACACGCGCCAGCCGCGCCGCGCCAGCTCTTCGCTGATATCGCGCACATGGCGCTCGATTCCGCCGGTCCACGGAGGATAGGCTTTGTTGAGCATGACGATATGGCGCCGCCGGTTTTCCATTCTTGTTTTCCTCTATGTTCTCTCAGCGCATTGGCCAATGGCTTAATGCGTTGATTCCCAAGAATCATACTTCATATAGGTTTTGCGTTGCAGTCCAAAGTTACTGAGACCGAAGGCGCGCCGACTGTCTTCTTTGTTATTCCATATGCTGAAGCGTCAGGCGGAGAATTCTTTTCGTATGCTCGTCCAAACGAAAACGCTCCGACTGGCAACAGCCAGCCACCCAGGCGATTTCCGATCCGAAGCAGACAATGGGGATGGAATTTCGTTTCTCAATAGCAACGCGGTTTTCTTGCAGAATTTTTTTAACTTTTTTGGAACCGTTCAATCCTAATGGTTGGATGCGGTCCCCTTCTCGGCGTTTGCGCAGGGTGATGGGTTCGGCGATTTTGTCCGCGTCGAAATCCGCCCAAAGATTGTGAGACGGTTTGAGGCGGATAATGTCCGATGGCGCAATCTCCGCCAGGATTTCCAATTGCAATTCCGGGATCGGCGTCGCTCCGGGCGCGTTGACGATGTATTCCTGTTTGATCAA
This window encodes:
- a CDS encoding nucleotide sugar dehydrogenase; this encodes MKQRLIGKIEKREAVVGVIGLGYVGLPIVIETVRSGFKTIGFDIDARKVEHLKQGRSYIHHIPSSLIQDLEKGGRFEATADYSRLPEADAIIICVPTPLNEYREPDLSAVDATAEAIAENLRPGQLIVLESTTYPGTTEERIRPRLEKTGLHTGLDYFLAYSPEREDPGRKDFTTRTIPKVFGGSTPACLEAGTALYRCLFDRVITVSSTQAAELTKLLENIYRAVNIALVNELKMLCDRMNLDIWEVIDAAATKPFGYQPFYPGPGLGGHCIPIDPFYLTWKARECGFSTRFIELAGEVNTGMPRFVAMKAVEAISALGKPVKGAKILVLGVAYKRDVDDVRESPALKVVEHLREWGMDVSYHDPYIPIYPKTRRGDLGLASIPLTEETLQSRDAVMILTDHSNIDYQWIVDNARIVVDTRNATRGVQRHRERIVKA
- the smpB gene encoding SsrA-binding protein SmpB, whose translation is MNKKTSDDGRKILASNRKARHLYHILETAQAGIVLQGTEVKSLRGGHANLKDSYAVIDGGEIFLLECHIDEYTHGNRANHNPTRKRKLLMHKREIQRLFGKIQGKGFTLVPLSLYLVRGKVKVDIALARGKKLYDKRDDIKQRDLDRDMQREQSGKHY
- a CDS encoding lysophospholipid acyltransferase family protein; translated protein: MKYPRFYAPVTASYLAYAYLQLVGRTNRVEYAGRNIYEELRQGKGPYIFAFWHNRLLLPLYIFRGTNVATMVSQSRDGEYIAQVMLRCGLKISRGSASRHGAEGLLGLLRHLRQGTSAAITPDGPLGPCEIALPGIIQLAKLSGIPITPVSFACTRYKRMKSWDRMVVPFPFGKIRCVLGEEIAVARQASKEEMKQKRAALEEEMRRITAIAEAVEDKTIY
- a CDS encoding type II toxin-antitoxin system RelE/ParE family toxin — translated: MKLNIIYDIKLTPQAESIYLHLDVKLRERIDRVFEQFEQGAFHHRNIRSLRGRYSGKLRYRMGKWRIIFQIDWENKMVWIDAITARGGAYR
- a CDS encoding arylsulfatase, translating into MISKPISRRSFIKSLSIAASTAAYPIALSAADESQLPNIVLIYADDLGYGDVSCYGATKISTPNIDKLGSQGVRFTHSHSPSATCTPSRYALLTGEYAWRKKGTGVLPGDARLIIQPGRTTLPSLLKKAGYRTGAVGKWHLGLGDAKLDWNGEIIPGPLDIGFDYNFLIPATGDRVPCVFVENRRVAGLDPNDPIQVSFAQPVGAEPTGKNHPELLKMHPSQGHDQTIVNGISRIGYMSGGHAARWVDENIADVITVKAISFIETNKDRPFFLYFATHDIHVPRVPHPRFQGKSGLGPRGDAILQLDACVGEIMNTLERLNLTDNTLVIFTSDNGPVIDDGYKDEAVEKLNGHTPSGPLRGGKYSAFDAGTRVPFILRWPRKIKPGQSNALVSQIDFMASLAAFTRQELGDQDAPDSFNILPALLGESPTGREYLIEHARVLSIIEGDWKYIEPGKGPKINVDTNTELGIDAAPQLYNLKTDIGEKINVAEQHPDRVKELSALLQKIKANGRSRLYLSR
- a CDS encoding glycosyltransferase, which gives rise to MENRRRHIVMLNKAYPPWTGGIERHVRDISEELARRGWRVSVLCGANAPFETREWNHSVRVIRVPRWGSLLSQPLLTRFFLRLEELKPDMLHIHVPFPLGWFAANQVFQRIPIVAAWHSDIVRQRFFKPFFHPFEQLFLSRCDRIIPTSEPLLQSSRALRKHRDKCVAIPLAVRENGMKSSPRSVHKIREQYGSPIVLFVGRLVGYKGLPYLLRAMANVNAVLLIAGDGPLRDKLEGAAKKIASPGKIHFLGHVPDEKLGALHRTADIFVLPSIARSEAFGYALLDAMREGCPAISTNLPTGVSFVNQDGETGLVVPPRNSSALADAINRLLSDEPLRRRLGEGAKARVEQHFMLDSAIDRLEKIYFELMP